The Polyangium mundeleinium genome contains the following window.
AGAACTCATCTCATAAACCGATCAAGTCGGTTCAGCCACATTGGGAGGGCGGCGGAGGGCGCGGAGTTTCTTGTATGTCGCCGCCAGTTCCGCGCACGTATCTCCGTCGCACTGAGCGACCAACGCGGACCGAATCCCACCTATCAAGGCAACGGTCGAAGCCTTCGGTTTCTCACGCTCATCGAGCGAACCCTCGACAGCTGCTTCCTCGCGCAGCTCCCCAAGCGCCTCATCCCCGTCAGTGGTTGACGTATCGCAGAAAAATGAAAATCGAAGACTTGAAAATCATGGCGCGCTGCACCTGCGGCGGGTCGTTGACGGCGGACGGACGGGCTCTATGTCCGAAGTGGACGACTCGTCCAGCATCGGCATCGACGAAAGGTGTAGGGACCCATGCAGCGAAAATGGCAGATTGGATGGACAGCGATGGCCTTCGCGTCCGTGGCCATGATTCCAGCGAGCGCGAGCGCGCAAGTGCGGCTCGGGACATACAACATCATCCAACGGCAGAGCGACCTTTGCCTCGATATCTCTCCGCGGACCGATCGCCAGGGCGCCCAGGTCATTCAGGACGCGTGCGACGGCACCGAGTATCAGCTCTTCAGGGTCGCGCGTGCACCTTCCGGCGGGTACAACCTCATCGCCCATTTCGCCGCGCAGTGCCTCCAGCCCGAGGGTGCCAGCGTCGAGCCTCGCGTGAACATCGTTCAGCAGCGTTGTCGATCGGGGGACGAGCAGGTCTTCACCCTGGAGAGCCAGGGCGCGAACTTGTACTCGATCGTGTCGAAGCAATCCGGGCTTTGCCTCAACATTTCTGGGTACCATCCGGGGGCCCGCACACCGATCAACCAGTTCCCCTGCCATGGCGGTGATAGCCAGCTCTTCGAGCTCGTGCCAGCCCGCTCGCCGTGACGTGGAATGGAAGTCATGCTTGCAGCGTAGGCTATTACCCTGCGCTGCAAGCGGGTCCCAAATCGGGGGAATCAACGAACCACTGTATCGAGCTGCGGGTCGAGCACCGGCACGTCGGGCGCAACAGCGCCGCCGAGCAGGAGCCATTCGCGCGCGCAATGGTGAAATCGCCCCCGAGCTCCTGGTTTATTCGTTCCTAATTCTACTGCGGGATCTCAGGTTCAGGCGCGAGGGGCAGGCGCGTGTGGGTGTGGGATGGCGGCTCCCCGCTGGACGACGGGGGTACGATATGCCCGGTGCGATGACAGAATGGGCACCGGGGCAGCCACGCGATGAGCGTGCGAGCGATGGCGAGACGGATGGTGGCGAAGGAATCGGCGAAGTGGCGTGCCGGGCGCGAGGGGGTTCGCGTCGCTTTACGCTTGCCTTCGGGCCGAGGGGAAAAAATGCCGCATACGCTCGACGACGACGAAGGCGTAGCAGCACAGGACGACGGAGACGTGATGATTCCACCCCGGGAACGAGCGGCCCTCGAAATGGTCGAGGCCGAACTCCTCTGCGGAGACGACACGTTCGACCTCGTCGTTCATGCCGAGCAGCCAGAAACGCGTCGGCGACTTGATCGCAACCGCGTAATCGAGCCCATGCCCGCGCAGCGCCGCTCGGAAGGAAGAGGAGTCGCCATATCCCGCGTCTGCGAGCACGATATCCCCCGGGATGCCGTCGGCCTTCGCTCGTCCGATCATGTCGAGAGCGAGCTCGGGCTTCGTCTTGAACGCGCGTTCTTCAGGAATGCGCGCCGCTTTCCTCCGTTGCGGGTCGTCGGTCCAGTCGTCCGGCAGGTAGAGCTCGAAATCGATGGGCACCTGCTCCTTCCTGTTCGACACGCAAAGGCTCACCCCTATCTGGCAATTCGTGATCTTGCCGGCGGAGCCCGTATACTGTCGCTTGACACCGACGGAGTTTTTGCCCTGCTTGAGGAACCCCGTGTCGTCGATGATCCAGACGGTTACAGGTTCATGTTCCTGCATGGCGTCGACGACATAGCGCGCAGCGGCGCGCCTGACATCGCGATCGCTCCAGGGCGAATCCCGGATGAAGTAGAGGAGCCGGTCGTGGCAACGCTGCACGTCTTCGGGGTCGCTGAACGCACGAGCAGCAATGGGCTCGACGCTCTTCCGCTCGCCATCGCCGAGGATCCCGAACGCATAGGTCGCGAACGACTCGCGTTGCTCGGGCCGCCGCAGATGTTTGCCGACGATGCCCTGGAAAAACTCCTGGGCACGATGGTTCGTCGAGAAGTCAGCGCCGTACGACATGCGGAGCACATCATGCACTCCGCAGACAACCTTCAAGTACCTGGTCAAACCGTGCGGACGATTCGGAGGACAAAGTGAGAAACAAACGACACATGCCCACCTGGGCCCGCGCGCGCTCGTTCAGGTTGAAGGTTCCGCAGTAGAACTAAGAAAATATGTTGAATCGTGAGCCTGTGCGCGTCGGCGTGAATATGCGTCCAGCACAAACCCGCGCGACGGAAACTCGGCGGTCCCTGCTGGCTGAAGGAAGGCGAAGGTCAGCATCATCAGGAGCGCGTGATGGTACAGCGCGTGGCAGGAGCGGCATTCGGCGTGGTCGATCCCGAACTCCTCTTTCATCTGTTGATGCGCTCGCTCGCCAACCCAACGCGCTTCGCGTCCTCGTGCGTCGCCTTGATATGCCGCTGCCTTGTGGACGCTCCTCGCCAAAGGGACCGCGAGCGCTGACCGCGGGGGAGGCGCGCGGCCGCGGATACTACTTCGGTGGTATTGACAGAGGGCCCGCTGCTGGTGGCAGGGGGCGCAGATTCACCGACGCCCGTGCCCCGTGATGCTGCGCACCGGACTACGCCGCGCGCTTCCGCGCGAACACCTCCACCGTGATGTTGAACGCTGCGCGGTGCACTGCCTCGAGCGCCCCGCGCAGCGCCTCGACCTCACCCCGGAGCCGCCGGGCCTCCATGGCCCGATCGAGCGCGACGGCGAGCACCGCCGGCTCGACGGGCTTCGTGAGGAAATCGTAAGCCCCTTGGCGCACCGCGCGGACCGCGATCTCGATGCTCCCGAAGGCCGTGATCGCGAGGATCACGATGCGCGGATCGGCCTTGCGGGTCCACTCGATGAGGTCGATGCCGCTGCCGTCCGGCAGGCGCATGTCCGTCAGGAGGATTTCCACGTCGCCCGCCTCGATCCGCGCGCGGCCCTCGGCGATCGTGGCCGCCCGCGACGCGCGCAGGCCGCGCTTCTCGGCGATGCCGACGAGGAGCTCCGCGAGGGGCGCATCGTCCTCCACCACGAGCAGGTTCATCGGGGTGCGCTTCGGTGGTTCCATCCGGTCCTCGTGCCGTCGGAGTCTGGCACGGCCCAAGTCATTCTTGCCCCAACATCGCACGTGACCGGTTCTCTGACGCAGACGGAGGGGGCGCGACGGCCGCGACGAGCTCCGCAGGCGCGTCGCCTGTCGGGGAGGGCCCGCGTGGCTGTTTCCTATATTTTGGACCCGCCGTACGCGGTCGCTTCAGGAGTGAAAATTGTTCCACGCGCTCACGAGGCGATTCTTCATGTTGTCGTCCGGGTTTCCATTGAACGTATTGGTCCATCCATAGTACCGATATGTCACGTTGTCGCGTCGGTACGTCATATGGCTCCTATCACGCGTGTTCTCGTCCGCCGAGAAGTGCATGTCAGGGAATCCAGGATGAGCGTAGTATGTCCAGGATTCCGTCGGCGTCCATCTCGAACCGTCTATTCTCCAGTCCTGGCGTGCGGCTCCCGCGGTAAGCGGCGCCAAGAAGAGGAGGGAGATCAGAGGCAGTGCCAACAGAACCCTCTGTATCCGCCGCCTCGTCCCGCTCGCCGCGCGGCGTCGGTCGGCGGAGGCGTGGTCCTTCTCATGAGACGCGCGGCGCGCGTTTCGAGCGCTCCCAGCTTCTGCGCAATGCGCATGCACGCTGTTCATCGGTATGTCTCCTCTTGGAACCTATCGCGCCATGCCTCGAGCGGCTTGCGCATAGGGTTCTCCGAAAACAGCCTGTGACCGCAGGTACGGATTGACAAGTGGCGGCGGGGCAACCGGGTCGTTGGCATGCCATTGTGTGCTCGGGTTTGCCAGAGTTTCGTGAATGCGCACGAAAACATTGAAATTGCTGGGGATTGCCAACCGGTTCGTCGTGTCGAATGTTCGAGCGGAGCTGCGCGATGAATGCGCCCTGAGGAGGAAATATGTCTCGATGGATCCTCGTGCCTGTATTCGGTCTGATCTTCATGTTGTCGTCGCTTGCCCACGCTGCGCACTGGGGTGCGTTGAAGGACGACGGCTGCAAAGGCCCGGGCTATCGGCAGTTCTCGGCGATCCTGTGGGGGATTCCCCATGGCTCGAACTGGGAAGCGACCTGCGCTGTGACCCCTCACCTCGACTGGGGTCCTCCGACCCGCTGCAAGAACGTCATGGGGATCAACATGTGGGGCGAGTGGAATCGCCCGGATCCGACGTGTAGGTAGAGAGCGAAGCGCGTTCGCGCGGCGCGTACTCCATGACCGGGCGTCGCCAGGGAGCACCGGAAGCGACGACATGGCCGCCGCGCGGGCGGCTCACACCGCCGTCGCCGAGTTTCTCCGGGCCATGAAGCGACAGTGCGTCATCCAACCCGCGGGCTCCCTCGCTTCCGAGGGGGCTCGCGGGAACGTTTGTCCGAGGTTTGTCTTGACGCTGGGTCTGTGGTAGGGATGTCGGAACACCCCTCATGCGCCCGTAGGGAGGAAACTGTGCCTCGACGAAGCGAAGCAAAACCATTCTGCCTGAAGGTTGGCGCTCGTATCCGCGAGCTACGAAAAGAGCGCGGCATGTCCTTGCAGGATGTCGCCGATGCGAGCGCGATCTCGAAAGGCCACCTGTCGAGCATCGAGCAGGGCCTCGCGGCGATCACCATCGAGACGATCGAGCGCATCGCACGCGCGCTCGACGTACCCCCCTTTTGCGTCATGACCTTCCCGACGGACGACGAGGTGAATCGTATCGCGGATCTCGCTCGCAAGGTGCCGAAGGGCGAGCGCCGGAAGCTCCGGAAGGAACTCGAAGCGCGCGCGACGCACGCGCCTGCGACGTAAGCGCGGCTCCACGCAGAGGGCGGATCCACGAACGTGTCCCGCACCGGCTCGGGATGCACCGTGCTTGGGCGAGGTCCGTGATCGCCTTGCCGGCGATGGCGTGGCCTACGTGTGCGGGCCTGCCACCGGAGGCCAGACCTGGTGAATTTGATGAGAGTGAGGGTTGGCTACCGCCCGGCTTCGGGCGCGGACCGGCAAGGACTCACATGTACAACGCACGAGTCAGGCGGACGGCGTATTCCGCGTCCGGGTTCGTTGTGGCGTCTCCGACCCGCTCCCTTATCACCGCGATCGACAGGTCGCGCCGCTTCGGCAATCGTGCCCGATCTGCCGCAGCAATCGCGGCGGGCATCTCCTCGCGGGTGAGGTCCGTGCAGTAGCACGGAGCGCCAGGCTGCTGCCGCCACGATTCCGCAAGCGTCCCTGCGTCGAATGCGTCGAACCCGGTGTCCTCGACGAGCGCCATTCCAATCTTGCGATCCGCTTCGCGATCGGCCGCAACGGGGATGGCGATGCGGTCCGGGCTCCCCGCAGGCTTTCCCTTCTTCGCGAAAGAGTCGGAACCGATCGCGTTCCACGCCTTGACGATAGGGCGGCCCAGCAGTTCGGCTACCCAGAGGCTTTCCACCTGACCGGCTTCGATGGCGTCGATCCTGCCGTCGCGCTGCGGATAGTAGTTCGACGTGTCGATGACGACCGCTTCGGCTGGTACGTTGGCGAGCAGCGGCGCAATCCCCGGAAGACGGTTCAGGGGAATCGAGATGATCACGACGTCAACGTCCGCCACGGCTTCCGCCGCCGAGACCGCGCGTCCGCCGAAGGCCAGCACATCGGCCTCGATCGTGTCCGGGCCGCGGGAGTTGGCCGCCTTCACGTCATGTCCGGCTGCACTCAGCTTTCGGACCAGGGTCTTTCCGATGTGGCCAGTACCCAAAATGCCGATCTTCATGATTAGAATCTCCTTGTAGTTCTCGCGGGTTTCATTCGGCCGCCGGGTGCGCGAGCGCTTCGAGCGTGCGCCGAAGGTCGTCCAAGTCCCGGTCGGAAAGCTGGCATGCGGTCTTGATCTTGTCGGTGATGCCCCGGACCTCGGCTTCGAGGGCGCGGCCACGGGGTGTCAGGTCGACCAAGACGCGGCGTTCGTCGGCGGGGTCGCGTGTCCGCGTCACCATGCCGGCGACGTCAAGCCGCTTGAGCAGCGGAGTGATCGTGCCCGTGTCCATGTCGAGGCGGGCACCGAGTGTGCCGACGGAAAGCGGCGCGCCATCCAGCAACTCCAGGATCACGAGATACTGGGGGAAGGTCAGGCCCAACGGCTCGAGAAACGGCTTGTGCAAACGCACCATCCGGTTTGCCGCCGCATAAAGCGCAAAGGAAAGCTGTGTGCCGACGCGTTGCCGTTCCGATGCCATCTTCTTCTAGCTCCCCAGTGTGTAGCTCGCAAGCATCTAGCTACCTATCATCTAGTTCACTAGATAGTACCGCGTGGTGGCTTGTCAAGCGCTGCTCACGGCGCGGCGTGATCGAGCCGAGGAGACCGACTGCCAGCTCGCCGAGGTGCCCGAGCGCGCAGCCGTAGAACCACCTGTAGTGCCCGCACACACTCGCGATCCCGCCCGCGGTCATGGCGGTGATCTGATGACTCTCGACGCCGTTGGATCGCGTCGAGCAGCAGATCCGCGGCATCCACGGGCCTCCCGAGCTGCACGAGAATCACGCCGAGGCGGCCGGCGATCAGCGGATCGTGGCGGACGTCGAGCGCGGCAGCGTACGCCCTCGCGGCGGCCGTCGCTCGTCCCGCGGCGCGCGCACGATCGCCGTCGATCACGTACGAGGTGAAGCGCGCCTTTTTCGCCGCGTCTTCAAGCGCATCCGGCGGGACGGGTGACGCCTCGCGAGGTTCGTCGGCGAGCGCGGGAGTCGTGAGGCCGAGAAGGACGACGAGCGCGACACCTAAAGATCGCATGTGCGGCGCACGATACCGCGGCGCCCGGTCGAAGGCGAGAGGAGTGTACGGGACGAACCTCACGACCGCGGGCGGAGATCCAAGCCCGTTCTACAGGGTAGGATGAAGGGATCGGCGTTCGTCGCGGTGAATCCTCGTGGCGCCGTCGGCTGCACGTGGCGGCAGTGTGGTGCTGGCGTGACGTGCGGCCGTGGAGAGGCGACGACGGGAGCGGCCGGGGCGCTGGTCGGTGAGAGGATCGGGTTGGTTCAACTTCTTCCCCACACGCGCTTCTTGCCCGCAGCCCGAGATCGGTAACCGGAAACAAGGTCCGATGCGCGCCTTGCTGCGTGCTTCTTGTCTTGACGGCCTGTATGTCGGTCGGACAACCTGCCGCGAATACAGGCTCTCCGACGCTTCGGGGCGCCTGTACGTAGGGATCAGGGCAATGGTGCGACCAGGCAAGTCTGGTCCGAAAGGAATGAGATGCGATAAACTCATGAAATTCGGTTTGCCGTCCGGCGGGTGCGATCCCCGCCCGGCCAAGGGTGGCCCGCCCAGGCCGGTAGCGAGCCTTGCGACGGTCACGGTAACGCGGCCGGCGATGCGTAGGTGCGCGAGCGTGCGGGCCGTGGGGAATGCAGCCACGAAAATTATAATCATTCCGGGGGCCGAGGGCGTCATTGCACCCGAAGGCGACGGTGAACTTCCCAGAAGTGGGCAAGGGAAGGGCACTCCCGGCGGGGTGTACGACCACGGCACGTAGGAAGGGGACGGTCCAGAGACCTGGGAGACCCGCGTTCCTCTTCGGGAACAACCGGTGCCACGGAGACCCGGTGATCAATCTCCGACGCGCCGCGCGCTTGCGGATACGCGCGCGGCCGGCCGAAGCCATGCTCGTGGCTCTGCACAGAAGAAGTATTCGCACCGAGGTAGGCAGCAGGCAAGGGACAACCGGAGCCGATGCCGACGGGAACGCGGGAGTCGGAGGGCTGAATACGAGCGATGACGTCGGGGAACGGGGTAGCGCCCGGACCCGGCCGAGCAAAGGCAGCCCGTGTTGGTGTGAACTTCAGGAGGGAACCATGCCCGACGCATTGATGTCGGAGAACATGTCACCGGGACTGTTGAAGGTAGCGGAAAGAGCGAGAAGGGAGCCCGAAGGACGGTTCCACGCGCTGGCCCATCTCATCGACGGGCCAGCCCTGGCACGCGCGTATCGCCGCATGCGGAAGGATGCAGCGGTGGGGGTGGATGGAGTCACGAAGGAGCAGTATGGGCTGGACCTGGAGCGCAACCTCCAGGGCCTGCACGAACGGCTGAGGTCGAAGCGATATCGGCACCAGCCGATCCGGCGTGTCCACATCCCCAAGGACAAGGGCAAGACGAGGCCGATTGGGATATCGGCGTTCGAGGACAAACTGGTCCAGGACGCCGTGCGCGAGGTGCTCGAAGCGATCTACGAGCAGGACTTTCTGGACTGCTCGTACGGCTTCAGGCCCGGACGCAGTGCCCATGACGCCATCCGTGCCCTCGACCGGCTCGTGTACAAGGGCAAGGTGGGGTGGATTCTGGAGGCTGACATCGTGTCCTTCTTCGACAGCGTGGATCGCACCAAGCTGCTGGAGATGCTCCAGACTCGGGTGGCCGATGGGTCGCTCCTGCGGCTCATCGGCAAATGCTTGCACGTGGGTGTGCTCGACGGCGCGGAGTACTCCGAGCCGGAGATCGGCACGGCCCAGGGGTCGGTGCTCTCCCCGCTCCTGGGGAACATCTATCTGCATTACGTGCTCGACCTGTGGTTCGATCGCGAGGTCAAGCCGCGTACGCGGGGTGAGGCGCACCTCATCCGCTATGCGGATGATTTTGTGATGGTGTTCGAGCGCCAGGACGACGCGGAGCGCGTGATGGAGGTGCTCCACAAGCGGATGGGGCGATTCGGACTGACCCTTCACCCGGACAAGACTCGCCTGTTACCCTTCCAGCGGCCACCGGCCGCGCAGACGGGCGGCAAAGGTCTGGCGACGTTCGACTTCCTCGGGTTCACGCTGTACTGGCGGCGGACCTTGAGAGGTCAATGGCAAATGGCGTGCAAGACTCGGTCTGCTCGCCTTCGACGGGCAGTCCAGTCCGTCGCCGACTGGTGCCGCCGCTATCGGCACCTGCCGGTCAAGGTGCAGCATGCCGCGCTCAAGAGGCGCATCCAAGGGCACTTCAACTACTTCGGCGTCAACGGCAATGTTCGCAGTCTGCTGTTGCTCGTCGAAGAAGCCAAGAGGGCCTGGTACAAGTGGCTCTGCCGTCGGAGCAATCGGGTGCGCCTGAATTGGGAGGGGTTCGGCGAGATGCTGAAGAGCCTGCCTCTGCCCCGTCCCCGCGTGATAGTCCGAATCTGGGGGACGTAGCCGCAAGCCACATCAACGGAAGAGCCGGATGGTGGAAATCTCCTTGTCCGGTTCCGGCGAGGGCCCCGGGGGAGTGATCCCCCGGGGCTACTCTACAATATCCTCCTTTCGTTGTTGCGCAGGGCATTCTTTCTGCGTGGCGCGTGGTCGTCGTCGTGGCGTCCGTCCCGGGTCTGCCTGGTCCTGCTCCTCGCCTTCGGGCTCGTCTTGTCGGCGCCGCCCGTGCTCGCGCAAGAATGCAAGCGCAAGACGCCGATCCATTACATCGGCATGTGCATGCACCCGCACGGGCCGGCGCACAACGAGTGGACCTACGATTTCTCGGGCAACCCTGTGTTCGGCCCCGCGGCCCGACAGCTCGTCGCCTGCCACGACGTCTTGCCGCTCTTCGTCTTCGATCCGCGCGCCGATCTGAAGAATCGTGGATTGATTCCCCTCCAGTTCCACGACAAGGCGGGGGCTTGCGAGCCGTCGCCTCCGCCCAAGCCGAAGCCCGTGCCTCCGCCCGCGCCCGCAAAGAAGGAGGATCCACCACCGAAGGAGAAGGCGCGCGGCGACGAGGGCGGCGGCGGCAAAGGCGGCAGTGCAAAGGGAGACGGGAGCGGCGGCGGCGGCGATTCCGACAGCATCGAGAAGCGCGTCGAGAAGCATCGCATCCGCCGCGAGGGCCCGCCGGACAAGGAATCGGCGCCCCAGGACCCGCGCTCGAAGGACATGGTTTTGCCGAAGGAGTCGGGGGCCCTGAGCAAGGAGAGGGTCCTGCCCTCACGCGACGAGGTGCATCCGCCGAAGTGCGTCGACGAATCCTGTACGCTGGTGGATCGGGGTGGGGCGCTGCCGGAGCACGCATTTCGGTCGGGGGCGCCGGTGATGAGCGCAGGGCGCTGTCAGGACACGAAGCAGGGGTGCGCCGGGAAGGGTGACGGGACGGGCAAAGGCAAGGCCCTGACGCCGCTCGAACGGATGGTCCGCGAGCTGGCGATAGCGTCGGCGATGCTGAACGGCGAGTTCAACCACGACCTCGCCCGCAAGGACGGCAAGCGGTTCGGTGTCATCGGGGGCGACGACGAGGACGGCGTCGATAACGCCATCGTCCAGGCCGCGGCGGCGATCACGCAGGTCGCGTCGGCGGTGCTGGTCGGGCAGGCGGAAAAGTTCGCGAAGAAGCTGGAGGAGGCCTGCGCGAAGAAGGCGCCGATCCTCCTCCAGGGGGCCGAGGAGTTATCGAAGGAGACGGCCGAGATCCTGGCGAAGCAGTACGGGAGGGCAATCGCGGAGGCCCTGGAGCAAAACGGCGCAATCGGTCCCTACAAGACGATGCGCGAGTTCACGCGGGGCCTGGAGGGGGACTTCCAGGCGCATCACATCCTGGAAAAGGCGATAGGGCGGGACTTGCGTATCACGAAAGAGCTTGACAACATCCCGTCCGTGATCTTGACGAAGGAGCATCACAAGAAGATCACGGATGCGCTCGACGAGGCCAGGAAGCGCATGATCGCGGAGGGAATCGCGTTGCGTCCGCGTACGCTGTGGAAGATGTATGAGGAGGTGTACGCCCCTTACCCCCGCTGGCTCGATGCGATCAAGCCATACTTCTTCAAGTAGCCAAGCG
Protein-coding sequences here:
- a CDS encoding RICIN domain-containing protein, coding for MQRKWQIGWTAMAFASVAMIPASASAQVRLGTYNIIQRQSDLCLDISPRTDRQGAQVIQDACDGTEYQLFRVARAPSGGYNLIAHFAAQCLQPEGASVEPRVNIVQQRCRSGDEQVFTLESQGANLYSIVSKQSGLCLNISGYHPGARTPINQFPCHGGDSQLFELVPARSP
- a CDS encoding IS701 family transposase; protein product: MSYGADFSTNHRAQEFFQGIVGKHLRRPEQRESFATYAFGILGDGERKSVEPIAARAFSDPEDVQRCHDRLLYFIRDSPWSDRDVRRAAARYVVDAMQEHEPVTVWIIDDTGFLKQGKNSVGVKRQYTGSAGKITNCQIGVSLCVSNRKEQVPIDFELYLPDDWTDDPQRRKAARIPEERAFKTKPELALDMIGRAKADGIPGDIVLADAGYGDSSSFRAALRGHGLDYAVAIKSPTRFWLLGMNDEVERVVSAEEFGLDHFEGRSFPGWNHHVSVVLCCYAFVVVERMRHFFPSARRQA
- a CDS encoding response regulator, whose protein sequence is MEPPKRTPMNLLVVEDDAPLAELLVGIAEKRGLRASRAATIAEGRARIEAGDVEILLTDMRLPDGSGIDLIEWTRKADPRIVILAITAFGSIEIAVRAVRQGAYDFLTKPVEPAVLAVALDRAMEARRLRGEVEALRGALEAVHRAAFNITVEVFARKRAA
- a CDS encoding helix-turn-helix domain-containing protein; translation: MSEHPSCARREETVPRRSEAKPFCLKVGARIRELRKERGMSLQDVADASAISKGHLSSIEQGLAAITIETIERIARALDVPPFCVMTFPTDDEVNRIADLARKVPKGERRKLRKELEARATHAPAT
- a CDS encoding NADPH-dependent F420 reductase, which codes for MKIGILGTGHIGKTLVRKLSAAGHDVKAANSRGPDTIEADVLAFGGRAVSAAEAVADVDVVIISIPLNRLPGIAPLLANVPAEAVVIDTSNYYPQRDGRIDAIEAGQVESLWVAELLGRPIVKAWNAIGSDSFAKKGKPAGSPDRIAIPVAADREADRKIGMALVEDTGFDAFDAGTLAESWRQQPGAPCYCTDLTREEMPAAIAAADRARLPKRRDLSIAVIRERVGDATTNPDAEYAVRLTRALYM
- a CDS encoding MarR family winged helix-turn-helix transcriptional regulator, whose protein sequence is MASERQRVGTQLSFALYAAANRMVRLHKPFLEPLGLTFPQYLVILELLDGAPLSVGTLGARLDMDTGTITPLLKRLDVAGMVTRTRDPADERRVLVDLTPRGRALEAEVRGITDKIKTACQLSDRDLDDLRRTLEALAHPAAE
- the ltrA gene encoding group II intron reverse transcriptase/maturase, with protein sequence MPDALMSENMSPGLLKVAERARREPEGRFHALAHLIDGPALARAYRRMRKDAAVGVDGVTKEQYGLDLERNLQGLHERLRSKRYRHQPIRRVHIPKDKGKTRPIGISAFEDKLVQDAVREVLEAIYEQDFLDCSYGFRPGRSAHDAIRALDRLVYKGKVGWILEADIVSFFDSVDRTKLLEMLQTRVADGSLLRLIGKCLHVGVLDGAEYSEPEIGTAQGSVLSPLLGNIYLHYVLDLWFDREVKPRTRGEAHLIRYADDFVMVFERQDDAERVMEVLHKRMGRFGLTLHPDKTRLLPFQRPPAAQTGGKGLATFDFLGFTLYWRRTLRGQWQMACKTRSARLRRAVQSVADWCRRYRHLPVKVQHAALKRRIQGHFNYFGVNGNVRSLLLLVEEAKRAWYKWLCRRSNRVRLNWEGFGEMLKSLPLPRPRVIVRIWGT